In one Lolium rigidum isolate FL_2022 chromosome 3, APGP_CSIRO_Lrig_0.1, whole genome shotgun sequence genomic region, the following are encoded:
- the LOC124696718 gene encoding uncharacterized protein LOC124696718, with amino-acid sequence MAAVVAEGAAAGVCTSQDGPGLGRSGAAVSFCSWWLTLAVVLAKLASGPFVCRVEAVAVTMVLSTGSRAYESLHQYLVVSRLWSCCSIKCLTELQKVLGIDFLMRK; translated from the exons ATGGCCGCGGTCGTGGCCGAAGGAGCTGCCGCAggagtgtgcacttctcaagatggaCCTGGACTCGGTCGATCTGGCGCTGCAGTGAGCTTTTGCTCTTGGTGGTTGACCCTGGCGGTAGTGCTAGCCAAACTAGCTTCAG GTCCTTTCGTGTGCAGAGTCGAGGCTGTAGCAGTGACAATGGTTCTCTCCACAGGTTCCAGAGCCTACGAATCTTTGCATCAATAT TTGGTCGTGTCAAGGTTGTGGAGCTGCTGTTCGATTAAATGTCTTACTG AACTACAGAAGGTCTTAGGTATTGACTTTCTGATGAGAAAGTAG